In Desulfovibrio litoralis DSM 11393, a genomic segment contains:
- a CDS encoding DUF2065 domain-containing protein: MELNWQLLITALGLALVFEGASYVLMAKKMRNLLITLSLASPDALRFGGLLCMAFGVLLVWLVRG; the protein is encoded by the coding sequence ATGGAATTAAATTGGCAGTTATTAATTACCGCATTGGGTTTAGCACTGGTTTTTGAGGGTGCTTCTTATGTTTTAATGGCAAAAAAAATGCGTAATTTATTGATAACTTTATCTTTGGCGAGTCCTGATGCTTTGCGTTTTGGCGGATTGCTTTGTATGGCGTTTGGAGTTCTTTTGGTTTGGTTGGTTCGAGGATAG
- a CDS encoding response regulator, with amino-acid sequence MSDATGVLIIEDSPVQAKIIRKQIEALTQFNCVCAYSLNEAADILKRQGNNFFIAIVDLNLPDAPDGEAADLCLASNLTTIVLTATFNEQLRAGFIDRRVADYFFKGSIDDMEPLVNSIERIYRNGKVKAMVVDDSKTQRHIIRHLLEVHRFTVLEAEDGIDALKKLKENPDITMIITDFQMPKMDGLELVREVRRKYRSYQLSIIGVSSAGSGSLTAQFLKNGANDFLTKPFEVEEFYWRVNQNIETLEVMSALKECRKVMNEARDS; translated from the coding sequence ATGTCTGATGCAACCGGTGTTTTGATTATTGAAGACAGTCCTGTGCAGGCAAAAATAATTCGTAAACAAATAGAGGCTCTTACCCAATTTAATTGTGTCTGTGCTTATTCTTTAAACGAGGCTGCAGATATTTTAAAGCGTCAGGGTAATAACTTTTTTATTGCGATTGTTGATTTAAACTTGCCTGATGCCCCTGATGGTGAGGCTGCTGATTTATGTTTGGCAAGCAATCTTACTACAATTGTTTTAACCGCTACTTTTAACGAACAATTGAGAGCCGGGTTTATTGATCGTCGGGTTGCCGATTATTTCTTTAAAGGTAGCATTGATGACATGGAACCGCTAGTAAATAGCATAGAAAGAATTTATCGCAACGGCAAAGTCAAAGCCATGGTGGTAGATGATTCTAAAACTCAGCGTCATATTATTCGTCACCTGCTTGAAGTTCATCGCTTTACGGTTTTAGAAGCCGAAGACGGTATCGACGCATTGAAAAAACTTAAAGAAAATCCTGATATTACAATGATTATTACTGATTTCCAAATGCCAAAGATGGACGGACTTGAACTAGTTAGAGAAGTTCGGAGAAAATATCGCTCATATCAGTTATCAATTATTGGTGTATCTTCAGCAGGTTCAGGGTCTTTAACGGCACAGTTTTTAAAAAACGGAGCAAACGATTTTTTAACCAAGCCGTTTGAAGTAGAAGAATTTTATTGGCGGGTTAACCAAAACATAGAAACACTTGAAGTTATGTCGGCTTTGAAAGAATGTCGTAAAGTTATGAACGAAGCTCGTGATAGTTAG
- a CDS encoding ubiquinone/menaquinone biosynthesis methyltransferase yields MKQTSEILSAPNPKNIDSFPNVTPDQEVNEKRDKKNSASQNVCPDPFAQGINSMFGRIANSYDFLNHALSLGVDLYWRKVLVNELLKDFDLDKKDTLKVLDLATGTFDVALSLYRNTLKYQSLKLNIAAIDLCTPMLIAGKNKLLKNKAESKIFPLTANGVSLPLADNSMDLACVSFGIRNISPREASLEEFFRVLKPGGKLCILEFGSAKKPIWGGFYNFYLNKILPKVGAIVSGDKTAYQYLAESIKAFPLADELKSEISKANFKQVKYRSLNAGIVYLHSAYK; encoded by the coding sequence ATGAAGCAAACGTCTGAAATTTTATCAGCACCCAATCCCAAAAATATCGATAGTTTCCCTAATGTTACACCAGACCAAGAAGTAAACGAGAAGCGAGATAAAAAAAATAGTGCGTCTCAAAATGTTTGTCCTGATCCTTTTGCTCAGGGAATAAACTCTATGTTTGGGCGTATTGCAAACTCGTATGATTTTTTGAATCATGCCTTGAGTCTCGGAGTCGATTTGTATTGGCGCAAGGTATTGGTTAATGAACTCTTAAAAGATTTTGATTTAGATAAAAAAGATACTTTAAAAGTTTTAGATTTGGCAACCGGTACTTTTGATGTTGCCCTTTCGTTATATCGAAATACACTTAAATATCAATCACTTAAGTTAAATATTGCGGCGATTGACTTATGTACACCCATGCTGATTGCAGGCAAAAACAAACTGTTAAAAAATAAAGCCGAAAGTAAAATTTTTCCCCTTACCGCAAACGGAGTTTCTCTTCCTTTAGCTGATAATAGTATGGATTTGGCGTGTGTTTCGTTTGGAATTCGCAATATTTCACCTAGGGAAGCCTCGCTTGAAGAATTTTTTAGAGTCTTAAAGCCCGGTGGAAAACTTTGTATTTTAGAGTTTGGTTCAGCTAAAAAACCTATTTGGGGCGGATTTTATAATTTTTACTTAAATAAAATACTCCCAAAGGTCGGAGCTATTGTTTCAGGTGATAAAACCGCCTATCAATATCTGGCGGAAAGTATCAAAGCTTTTCCTTTGGCTGATGAACTAAAAAGCGAAATTAGTAAGGCGAACTTTAAACAAGTAAAATATCGTTCTTTAAATGCCGGTATTGTTTACCTGCATTCTGCTTATAAATAA